The genome window TTGTGTGGAAAAAAGACGAAAAAACCCTTACTGTCGCGCCACCCAAAACATAGAAGAGTACGAGGGCACAAAAATAAGGGGGATTTTCTTCAGCAAAGCGTAGCTTTCTGGAATTGCTCTCTTCacatacattttttttttattttggtttgttctGACACTACTTTCATGTAGGGTCCACAAAAAGTCCCAAATAAGAAAACATAGTGAAATAAAGCTGAAACATTAAAGGAAACGCCGAAAAGCCAAGAGAACCacaaaaaaatgaacaTTAGCAACGCAATAAAACAATACCTgcaacaaacaaataaacgAAATACATTAAACCAACGCATAGAAAAGGACCAAATAAGCTTCACCTTATAGGAAAATGAAGTGCATATTAAATTAACAGATTAAAGGGTACAGTAATAATCACACATATACACCTCCGaaaataaaggaaatatcaataaaaaaaaaaggacaCTAAAGCTTTTGGAAATACATCCGAGTTCTTGCTTTCTAGTAAAgtagaaacaaaaactcaGACTTACATCAAAAAGGCAATGGCACCGGCGACAGCAGCACCAGCCAAAGAGGAACCAACAGCGTTTACAGCGGCACCTGGGGCAGCGTTAGTACTTGAACCGTTAGAGCTGTTATCTTTAGCAGAGGCAACAGATACCATAGCAGCGGAGATCAAAGCGAAAGTTGTCGAGAATTTCATCGTTAGTTTATTAATGGAATGGGGTGGAGGTgattagtattagtattagtattagtattagtacGAATATTACTGAACTActgtttttgaaaacaactattatataaaatatatataagttCTAGTAAAGAACAATTAAGAGTGATTTGTAAACGTTTAGAATacttcttgttcaagtgCTCACTTTATATACTTGAAATCCTGTACCAATGTCAAGACTAAACAGGACACAAAAgagcaaaaaaagaataatcagaaagaagtaacacaataacaaaacgcagaaaaaaaggtacaCTGTAGCAACAGCCTATAAATTACTAGTTTTCTATCAATAGTAATTTAAAAACGCCTAGAAAGGTTCGGACCACTTGTGGCAATAGGCACATATTAGGGACTCTAAAATATAACGCAACTACATTAAAGAAACTCTGAAGAATGTTGTTGTACTTACCTCTCTACGAACTAACTACGCGTTTTTACCTTAAAGCTGTTCAGTGAGCCTTTTACTGGCGTTGTACACTAAAcataaaattgaaagaagtgTCTGTGGTTGATTATCTTACGAAGTAAAACGCCGCGTTCGGCATGGGTACTCACATAGACAGGCTTGGCTTGTTGTGGAGGTGCGTTAAACAAGTTCTAGTCAAGAAAAGGACAACTGTATCCAAAAATAGAGAAATAGGCTTGTACGTTTATCGTGTGGCTGAGCTCATTATTGTGCTTCAAAGACGTATATATTTTAGAAACGGGTAAGGCGCACCAATAGTTTtactaaaaaaaacaccacAACAAATAGTATTTACATTTCTGAATATGACTGATGCATTATCATGTAGGAAAGAACGAAgtaaggaagaaagaaagatcagCGTCCTGAGAGGAATATCACGAGTATTGCACTGCGACTTTTCTACGGATGGaccgaaaagaaaatgatgacACAACAAGTCctgtacttcttttttccacCGACAAGTTAAAGAACAACCTATAAGGCCACACCGGTGCTTGTGTTTTATTTACCTTTTACCTTTTCCTTTTAACTCACAGAACCCTCAAGACAATACTTcggcttcttctttttaatcCTCTACATATTTCCTTTACTTTGCTCAATAACGATGCCTCTATTTTCGTATTACAAGCTCTAAGGAACGTgtcaaaagaaaagaaagtagCTGATTAGTACTCCCTTCCCCATTAATAAACTGTAGCGTCCCATTTTAGCAATACGGTAACTCTTTTGATGGCATACTTCCTGTTATTTATTAGTCCTAATACATACGTATGTTCGTGGTAAGGGCTGACTACCAGAAGGAGAAAGCGTATTGTGACATAAATCTTCTTTGTAACAAAAATTTAATTGGTTctatttttggttttgttaaCCTGTTTGATGATAGAATATTTTCCCCTTTAGCACTACTTTAATGCTCGTTGTCGTGTTTTTGTGTTGTCAACAATGGTActtattgttttgttttattttgccAAGACTTTTCCAGTAAGTTTAACACATACAAAACCATGGTAacggttttttttttttttttttttgtgtttgcTATCAAGTAAGCGAGAAATGCCCAGAATAGCTATCCATTGCGATGTCCCCGCATAATATTAGTCAACTTCTTGTTAAATTGCGAAATATATTGTAGAAAAGTACAAGGTACAATACCAGTAATTTTGTGATCCGTTATTCTCGGAAACAGGAATTAGACATAGATATTGTTCAAGTGTGtctacaaaaaaaaaacaaaaatatacacACTGTCCATTTGGAATAAAAACGATTCAGTCACGAAAGAAGCAAGCTTCACTTAACAAGTGCCTCTatagttcttcttcacatgtttttgtttctcaatttcaatttcacTGAGGTCTTGAATCACTGCGTCCATATCTGCGTTAGATAGAGTGCTTAGTATTTTGAACACAGCGTGATTGTTATTTGTAGAATGTATGTTCAAATACTCGTACGACTTTATCAATTTTTCGATAATTGCAAAGATATCTTGAACCAACAGTAAGCACATATCAAGTTTCATCTCAATTCTGAACACGACTCTCAAAACCTCCTTTTTGTCGCTTCCATCAGTGGACTGAGGCAAAGGGTAATTAGGAATGATCCAACCTTTTTGTCTCAACAAAGTTGAGATGATCGACTGAGGAATTTCAGGATGCTCTGCTTTGAACTTTTCGGATAGTTTGAATGCGCACAATGGAATACCTGGCTTAAATTGATGAGGGCTCTCCCAATAATCGTCGATACTATTGGCGATGGTAGAACTGTTCATTTTTTCGTGTAAACAACTGACGACTTCAAAAATGTCCTTTAAGTCAGGATCCCTTAGTAGTTTCCAAGCAAAGGAACGAGCAACGAAAATTGATTGGTTGAACTTCTCATAGTAACCTTGCTTACCTAATGTTAGGAAATTGTAGTATTGGTGAATCACCTGGAAACCTGGTCTagagaagttcaagttAAAGGTCTCTTCGATTCCTCCAAGGTATTTTAACTTGAATCTTAACTCTGGTAGCAAATATTCATCATTCTTCCAAACGATCCACCCTAAGCCAGGGGTAGTTAATCCAAATTTATGACCGGAAGTGTTAATGGAAACAACTCTTGGATGGTTGAAACCCCAACGGCCAAGACCATATTTGGCCATTTGAGATTCTGTAAAAGCGAAAGGAACAATGAAACCACCAGAAGCACCATCAACATGAATTGGAATATTTTTATTGCTCCACTCGGGATTTTGTGCTTCTATTTGATCTAACACTTTCCCTACTTCCTCCACATTCTCTAAATGCCCTGTGTATGTAGTTCCTAGAATGACGAATATACCAATTGTATTCTCATTAACGTAGTCCCATAATTTGTTAGGGTTTAGATGATAGCCATACTCGGTGTCAACAGGTACCAATCTACACTCAACATCAAAATAACGGGCAAACTTTTCCAAAGCGACTTGACATGCACTCGACATAACGATGTTTGGTTTAGTAATGGGTTTCTGTGCAGctttcatctttttctcCCATTGCCTCTTCATTGCTAAACCACCTAGCATGATTGCTTCGCTAGATCCTGTTGTAGCACAGCCTAATGGCTTATCCCTAGTTGTGTCTGCCTGCCACAACCTTGCCAACATGGCAATGCATCTTTCATTCATATGGATCAACTGGGGATACTCATCATTATCCGCGAGGTTCTTATTCAAGTTTTCATCGATAAGTCTTTGGGCAAAGTCATCTGTAAAGGTATTGACGAAACTTGCCAAATTTAGGACAGGATTACCGTCTAGTCTTAGCTCATTTTTGATTAAATTGTACACATTCTCATCATGTAACCCTTTATTAGGGACAGAATATTTATCCACCCTGGTATCCTTAACACTCTGTACCCTTGAACCATCAGGCAACAGTCCGAACCCATCTGGGTCACCCTTCATAGGCCCATGGCTATGATGGAAAAATCTCTTTGATTCTTCAACGTCTAGTTCCTTGTGCAACATATTGTATATTAATTGTCACCAGTAATGGATTATTCACACTGTGTAAGGCAGTATGCTTCCTTAATATTCGAATTATATTTAAACCAACTACAAACAGTAAATTATCTATATAAAATTCCGGATGAACTTTGGGGTTTTAGGACTTTTTATACTAAAGTCGGAAGATTTTGCACTTCCCTTTATTCTGCCATGTGTTACTATTTCCAGGGATAGTCTGACGTAAAGATCTCATTGCTCGGGAGTAAAAACTTCCTGAAAAAAAGTTAGTAGAAGCGCCCGGTTGAAGCGAAAATGGCATGGTTAAGCATTTAATTGCTGCAGCTTTTAAGAAAGGCTGAGCCGTCTGCAAAAATATTACGTATCAATAATGTCTATGTATAATGTATAACTCTGGGCTTAACGAACTTCCAACCCATTGAACGTGGTTTTTAGAACGTGATATACTTACTGGTGATTATTTTGTTAATCCCGGAAGTGTTTGTACTACTAGCAATTTGTTATGTAACAAAAGCAATTGAACAATTGGTTGAAAGCCGTACAAATAGTCTAAATAAGAAATGCAATATAGCCAGTGTAGAGATGGGCTTTATAACGTAAATACATTAAGTACTCTCATAAGCATATACAaattgtgtgtgtgtttgtatatgtatgtTGGGTTATGTGCGCtatgaaaagaaatgaaggAATGTCATATCTTTGTGTATCTAATGTAGATCAATTGATAATCATCCAAATCGTGGACGATCTTATCCTCCTTTCTATAATTAGCGACCTTAGAGCAAGGGAAATCGATATCAACACATTCAACGGCGTTAGctttgatgaaaatggtCATACAAAAGTCCAATGGTTGGAAGATACCAAGAACTTTGTTGACGACATCGAATTTTGTTGAAGTCGACTTAATGTTGTGCAATATGACGTTACTTTCGAACGAAGCGTAGGACCAGTCTTGTTCTGGGGTCACATGGATAGTGTAGTAGTAAGATTGGTCAACGACAGCGTTACACGAGTAACCACAAGGTTGGAAACCAAAGGAGTCAATGTTGAAATTGATCTTGCTAGTATCAAACTTATAGATTTGATCAATGCTAGCAGCTTTGGTCATCTTGTTACCAATAACGTGACCGTCTATTTCGCGAGGTTCCTTGGTAACGAATTGTTGGGATTGGTTGTTGTCCAACCCTGTCATTAGCATTTCAAGAGTGAAATCCTCCTCACAATCATCATTAGCCTCGGTACACAAGTCCTTATTGGTCTTGGTAACATACAAGTTCCAATGGTCGTTTTGTTCAACTCTACCAATGACGTACGATTTACCACTCACAAAGAATTTGTCCAAGTAGTTGCACTCTTCAGACCAGCTTCTATGGATAGATCTTTGACTTTGAGGGAACATGAAAGCTCTACGCGAATAGAATACCTTGTACGGATGGTTGAGAACACCGTCCTCGCATTGGAAATTCCATTGCAGTTCGTCTCTAATCAATTCGAACAACTTTGGAAGGCAGAGAAGAGTGGTTGTTGTACCACAAGTTTTCAGCATCAACTTGTGGTCAAACACAAACATGGAAGACTCACTAAGTAAGAAGCAGTCCATTTCGTCGGTCGAAATTGTAGACAAAATCTCGCACTTAACAAGCTTCAACAACTCTTCCCACTTATCATATCCGATGCTTCTCAAGGATTTTTCGGCATGAGGAACCTTGGTTTTCTTTGGATAAAACCAAATCTCCAAGAGTTTCTCTGGGCCTTCGAACTCGATAGGTTCTTCCaccattttttatttttattttatataaCTAGAATCTGTTGAAAATTCTTGAGTTCTGCTGATCCTGTCTTTCCTCTATGATTCTTTCCAATCAGAGATAAAACGCAAATAGATAGTTTAAGTTTTCTTCTACACTCGACGAGCGAAAAAACAGATACTGAAAGACAGGGACCGTTTCAGATACGTTATGGCACACTTcccaaaagaagatttcCTAACGAAAAACCAAATacctttcaaagaagaaggcatttcttcaaattaaCTTACATTTCTTGTGAAAGTTGTAAAATACTGTTGGTAAAATTGCTTCTCCAGCTCATCGCTGTGAtgaattttgaaaattcaagaaaccTGAAAACGAAGCTTAGTGAAgcacaaagaaaaaaaaatggagaaaagaatgttCACGTGAGCTGGAATAGGACCTGGAAGGCCTGCtggacaaaaaaaagaatgtgTAGCGGTTGCCTCGGTGACCTCCTGGTGTTTACCGGCCTAGGAATGTCCTAAGTAATGCTACGGGCAATTTGATGCAAGattaaacaaaaccaagaagatcaaaatACATATGAGTTGTATACATAAAAATTTCACCCGTATCTGAAACACAAGCTATTATCTAAGAACAATAGTTGAGTGATTAAAACGGGATTATTTAATCTAAGATCTGTCCAACAGCTAACGTTGGCACATAGTTCTCCAAAACCTCTTACTGTctcagcagcagccaaaAACTTTCCCTTTCGTAAGACATAAATCCGCCTCATATAGTTAATAGAGAGAGCTGAAATTCCAAGCCGCACTTCCAACATTCGGAAAATATAAAGACGTATTGATAGCAGCCCGAAAGCACCACAATTTCTCCTCTAACGTCCCAGCAACGTTTCTCCTagtgaaaacaaagagaaacagCACATGGTATCCTTCGTAATCCCCAAGCGTCACTAGCTCGATACTATCGATTTTGACGTGCTGATCAAATAATTTACATCAGCACAGTATCGAGTGGTACTAGTTGGGCGCAGATGTTCGAAAAACTCGTACATCCACTGTACAACACTTATAACGGGTTTCGGAAATCAATTTCTGTGCCATATTGCAACTTACACTTGCCTGTTGTTAGAAATTTGTACGGCTGAAACGTCGACCCTATCCACATAACTACGTCACCAACAGAGATGTCCTAGCTACTTgaggaagagaaaaaagttTCTGCCCCCAGCATAACGAGCAGCTGAAATGAATCAGAGAACAGACAGTACTAACACTATCGAACGCTATATATGCTGATCTATGGTGTTTTAAAATAGATCAAACAAGATAAAAAGCTCTTTCTCCATTGTTAACATTTGTAGTTGGgaagaaggttgaaaagatttcttcagttttgttcttttaaacttgaaaatttcttcaataacaGCATAGGGAAAAGTGTGAGAGTTAGGGCAGTAGAATTAGAGAGAGAGTCAAGAGTTACATCTGTGTACATTTTAAGAGATTTTATGCAAATATTTAACGCTCCATAGGAGTACAATGATAGGCTTAGTTTACTAGCGAACACAGCTCTGACTACACCAATGATTCTTTACTCTGCTCaaaagtcacgtgattttcAAACTTTATTCAAGAATATGTTGTACACCACACACCCTCCTCAttgtaatatatacatagaTTGACAATACACTAGAAAAACCATATCTGCATATGAAAAGACTGGCTCAATTTAGGTATTGTATGCTATAGATTCGGAGacttatttctttctttggagGAGCAACCACTTCACCTTTTAAAACAATGAATACGGTATATGTGGGAAACCTGGATCCTAAAGTAAACCGAGCCTTGCTCTATGAACTCTTTGTACAAGTGGGTCCTATTTCGTATATTAAGTttccaaaggaaaagacaaatgatgatgattcatCAGAACACATGAACATGAAATATGCATTCATCAAGTTTGTTAATGACGATGTTGACTATGCATGCAAAATTTATGACAGTAAGGTGAGCCTATATGGGAAACCCCTCAAGGTACGAAGATcgaacaaacaaacagaagTATCCGATTTCGACGTTGGTGCGAAACTTTTTGTCAAGAACTTGGACGAATCTATCAGTCTGTCACAGTTGATAAACATATTTAATAAATTCGGCAAACTACTTAAGAAACCTGAGATATTCTATCTACAAAGTGGTACATTACGGTGCGCATATGTATGGTTCACTACTTTTAAAAATTCTGATGAAGCATTGCATCAGTTGAATGGAACAACTCTAGCAAATAGAGAGATATACGTGGATTACGCATACAAAGATGATAAACAGAGAACTGCAAAACATGGCGATGACGTTGAACGTTTATTGGACGCAGAAAGGTCGAAAAACTTTACCTTACTAAACCAAAAGGATCTATGATATATTTAAACTCCACACATTGCACTTTTCTCCAAGTACTCAGAGTAAAGTGACTTCCAATATTTGCACATTTCCTCACTGTATCCATCATGTTTGCATTGAATATCATCTGTACTAGAATAAAGCCATGGTTTACTCAATGGATAGTCACTGAAATGAATGAACTTTGCATCCTTGATAGAATCACTTTCAGCTCGATCATACCCTATAATCCCGTTTTTTAAAATTTCCTGCGACCGCTTGTCATTTATAGAACCTGTTAATAACCCATATTTTGTGTAAGGCAATACCAAAACGCTTGGCTCGAATAAGTGTTGCACCTTCctaaatattttgaactggtaatatatcaattctttgaaattgtAAAGCTCATCATTGATCAAATCCATATCATAAGATTCTTTTGCCTTCACATATTTCGGAAGAATGTTGTCTCTAATATTATTTGCCAAATCTGCATCAGGCTTTATTACCATAAAATGTGTAGCGAATTTAACTTTATTGTCTGACTTCTGAAATCCGTCTATGtcgatgatgaaattcaTTGACTTGGAGTAAAAATGCTGGGGTAAATTGGGGAGATGGTTATAGATTGGCAAAGAATTTTTCACCCTACtgatgattttcttttcaattggaTCTAGTTTATTATTCTTGTAAAGCTTTTTAATATCAGTGCGAGCCGTCGCTAAACCTTCTGGGTTAACAAACCAATAGGAAATAGGAGCAGCAAATTTAACATAAGATGGTAAAAAGAATAGTTCATCCATCTTGTCGTGGATCATGGCATCATTGTCCATATAGATAATCCTTTCGTAGTCCGTTAGGTTGAAAATAGCTAATTTTGTAAGACTTTTACTCCAAGGAGTATGATCATTCGGTTGTACTACTGGTTCAATTTCTTGTACTTTAACTCTATCGGAAACCCCTTTAATTTTTTGTAATAAGAGCCCTAGGCTCTCATTTTCGTTAGCCTTTTTCAATAAACTAGTGGTTATCAATGCAACTAAATCTGCTTCACTTCCAGCATCACGCAACTTGGTAAACTGAAGCAACGTATTACATAGGTAGTTTGAGTCCGTAACATAGTTGACGTATGCATATTTATCCCATTCGATTGGTTTTGTTTCGCTGcttctctttttgaatAGCTGATCAATGGCAGAAAAAGGTATCTGTTTGATATTCAAAGGATCATACATATTGTCGATCTTatctttgttcttgtcgAAGAATTTGAGATAATAATCTACCTTTTTATTGAGTTGAAACTTCATTATACCATCAACTGACAATGTTATACCTAAAAAGATTAGTATAACTAACAAGATTAAACGAATCTTTCGCTTAAGCATCATGATGGCGGTTGCTGATGGTTGCGATTTTTCTCACTTTACCTTTTTATGACCTTTTGTTATTTGTACTTAGAGAAATAGTCTGTTAATACATTTTGTTACTCTAATTCTACTTTTTCTAGTTATATTCATTTTCAAGTATcagatatatattatactatCATCGCTAAGCcttaataaaaaaaatgaataaaatatacAGTTCGTGCAGATAAACGAAAGAGAATTATCAATATACATGGATGGTTCACTAGTAAAGCCAGTTCTATTAATGTTTTATGTACAAACTGCTTATTTTCTTAGGTTAAATTCACCACGACAGAGAGGACAGGTATTATTACCTGAAGATTTGAACCATTTATATAAACATGCACCGTGGAATCTGTTGTTACAGGTAGGACAGATCTTGGTTGGAAGCTTCCCATCAATGGCGTGGATAATGAAGTAGCAAATAGCGCATTCCTCAAATCCACTAAATTGGAGTTTGACattttttgataataattcaaGAGAGTCAACAACACTTCCGTTCATATTGCTAATTATTCTCTGAGTGGATATTATCCACGATTTCCATTGTTGTTCTGTCACACCAACTCTGGATACACCATGTACTTGAACATTTTGTAGTGGATAATTTGATGGAAGTTTAAATGCAACTTCAAGTTTATGATCATCAATTAAATAGCATGCCTTgatttcattattatttttgtttaccttAATGCTCAAGTTGAGGTCGTTTTTATCAAACTTCTGTAATCCTaattttgttctttctaACTCATTTTCAATCAATTTGGATGAAATATACCTGGTAACAAAATTAGACACAGTGTCCTTAAAAGAACGACTTTTGATGTTATTCCACCATTGTCCAACAAGTGACCCAAAAATGGTAAAGAATTTGTACAAAAGGAATTCCATCATGATGTTGCATTCATCCACAGGCTCAAGTTTGCCGCGATCCACACTATTAGGATATGCCAAGGCATCAGATATGTCAATAGTGTCCCAGTATTTTGTGTAAGAGAGTGTCATTTGATCAGTGagaaaatcaagaagaccGTTAATCAaatcttgttctttcaaCTGCTGAATGTATTTTTGACGAATATCGTAAGATACATCATCAAAATAGAAAATTAAGACCTGACAATAATTCAAATATCTCATGAATGAATTCAAATCCTGATATTCTAGGTAATCATGTGGCATCCGAGATTTCAAAGACTCGATTAGAAGTGGTGGTATTTCTACTGTGATGGCGTTCGGCGAAGTTCTATCCTCATCAATTAAATTAGCTGAAGATGCTTTGGATAGCTCGTATTCGACAACGAGCTCCTCCTGCTGTTCCTTAATTATTGATTTCAATTCATTAAGCAAAACATTCATTAAGATTAATGGTAATTTTGGATCGAAAAAGACGGAAATCAAATCATCGAAGATTTTtgtcttctctttggtAGGCAATGACTTGAGAATCTTAGAGAGCGGATTACAATAAGCATTCGAAACTCTAGAGTTTTCAATCATATTTTTAAAAGCTATATCGACAATTGTGCTTAGATCAAATATACTCCATATGGAGATAGTATTTTGAACGGAGTTAAGGAGAGAAAATACTTCATACCTCAATAGATCATAATATggtgtttcttcaatttctaAAAACCCAATAGAGTCTTGTAAGAGTTGTATTGtagattcttcaattctctCAGACAAATCTAATTTGTTAGCTAAATGTTGtagtttttcaaaaaacCCAAGTACAATTATTCTAATTTCATTATAACAATCATCATACCATTGTTCTGATTGCATCCACTTAGAAATAGATAATAATGCCATATTTAATCTTCGTTCCTCCACTTGATATGTTTCTACATCTTCTTGTGAGAATGTTAATAATTGtatcaaaaataatagtaatgTCTTAAATCTTTTAAGTTCATCTAGAGAAGGATTATCAACACCAACCAGTTCCGACAGTATATAATTTCTTAGCACCCCAAGCTTGTTGCTAGATTTATTGAATTTCACTGCCGCACATATAACAGCAAAAAGAGATAGCGTGGAACTGACGTCCAATATCTTGCTTGATAGAAGTTTTCTTGCCTTCTTTTCGATACTTTCGAACGCCTCTTCGAATTGAGAAGCAGACAAGTAGTCAATACTATTCAAACTAATCCTGTACGTTATTCTGCAGTTGTAAAAGCATATGACTTCATTGTCTTTGtcatcaaaaatatttcCGAGTTCATCAATATTGTGTTCGGAGAAAATACATTTCAAtaaatctttgaaatcaattttAAGATCTCTTGAATACAATGTATTTTTGTGGAAATAGGTAAATTGCTGGTCAAACAAGGAATTATAATCTATCATCACTTCGTAGCACCTTGTCAAAAATATGACATTACTGGTAGTAGATTCATCAGGATATAAAGTGAGTAAGCTATCCACGACTTGGGAGAGTTTAATAAGTCCAAAATATGAGTCTGCAGTAGGAGTACCTTTTTGACTAAGTGCTAATGGCAAAAGGCCAAATGGAGCGGATAGAGTAGTACTAGGATTTAATTCCTTGatataagaaaagaacactGAATCAAAATCTAAGTTTAAAAGTTTTTTTGTAACTAATGAGTCCTTAGAAAGTTGCTTAACGAattcttctattttttcattaccAGACAAATATTCTGTAAGTGTAGTGTCAGTTAACGATGTCACAAATCTATTAGCAATTTTTTCATCTGTATGGACGATATGTGGAATTTTAAAATCATTGTCTAGCATTAAGCTTTCATAGAAAAAGTCAGATTCAGTGAGTAAATTTCTATAGGCAATACTGCTTTCTGGTA of Kluyveromyces marxianus DMKU3-1042 DNA, complete genome, chromosome 3 contains these proteins:
- the GAD1 gene encoding glutamate decarboxylase GAD1 codes for the protein MLHKELDVEESKRFFHHSHGPMKGDPDGFGLLPDGSRVQSVKDTRVDKYSVPNKGLHDENVYNLIKNELRLDGNPVLNLASFVNTFTDDFAQRLIDENLNKNLADNDEYPQLIHMNERCIAMLARLWQADTTRDKPLGCATTGSSEAIMLGGLAMKRQWEKKMKAAQKPITKPNIVMSSACQVALEKFARYFDVECRLVPVDTEYGYHLNPNKLWDYVNENTIGIFVILGTTYTGHLENVEEVGKVLDQIEAQNPEWSNKNIPIHVDGASGGFIVPFAFTESQMAKYGLGRWGFNHPRVVSINTSGHKFGLTTPGLGWIVWKNDEYLLPELRFKLKYLGGIEETFNLNFSRPGFQVIHQYYNFLTLGKQGYYEKFNQSIFVARSFAWKLLRDPDLKDIFEVVSCLHEKMNSSTIANSIDDYWESPHQFKPGIPLCAFKLSEKFKAEHPEIPQSIISTLLRQKGWIIPNYPLPQSTDGSDKKEVLRVVFRIEMKLDMCLLLVQDIFAIIEKLIKSYEYLNIHSTNNNHAVFKILSTLSNADMDAVIQDLSEIEIEKQKHVKKNYRGTC
- the SPE2 gene encoding adenosylmethionine decarboxylase SPE2; this translates as MVEEPIEFEGPEKLLEIWFYPKKTKVPHAEKSLRSIGYDKWEELLKLVKCEILSTISTDEMDCFLLSESSMFVFDHKLMLKTCGTTTTLLCLPKLFELIRDELQWNFQCEDGVLNHPYKVFYSRRAFMFPQSQRSIHRSWSEECNYLDKFFVSGKSYVIGRVEQNDHWNLYVTKTNKDLCTEANDDCEEDFTLEMLMTGLDNNQSQQFVTKEPREIDGHVIGNKMTKAASIDQIYKFDTSKINFNIDSFGFQPCGYSCNAVVDQSYYYTIHVTPEQDWSYASFESNVILHNIKSTSTKFDVVNKVLGIFQPLDFCMTIFIKANAVECVDIDFPCSKVANYRKEDKIVHDLDDYQLIYIRYTKI
- the HSH49 gene encoding U2 snRNP complex subunit HSH49, encoding MNTVYVGNLDPKVNRALLYELFVQVGPISYIKFPKEKTNDDDSSEHMNMKYAFIKFVNDDVDYACKIYDSKVSLYGKPLKVRRSNKQTEVSDFDVGAKLFVKNLDESISLSQLINIFNKFGKLLKKPEIFYLQSGTLRCAYVWFTTFKNSDEALHQLNGTTLANREIYVDYAYKDDKQRTAKHGDDVERLLDAERSKNFTLLNQKDL
- the GNT1 gene encoding glucose N-acetyltransferase, which encodes MMLKRKIRLILLVILIFLGITLSVDGIMKFQLNKKVDYYLKFFDKNKDKIDNMYDPLNIKQIPFSAIDQLFKKRSSETKPIEWDKYAYVNYVTDSNYLCNTLLQFTKLRDAGSEADLVALITTSLLKKANENESLGLLLQKIKGVSDRVKVQEIEPVVQPNDHTPWSKSLTKLAIFNLTDYERIIYMDNDAMIHDKMDELFFLPSYVKFAAPISYWFVNPEGLATARTDIKKLYKNNKLDPIEKKIISRVKNSLPIYNHLPNLPQHFYSKSMNFIIDIDGFQKSDNKVKFATHFMVIKPDADLANNIRDNILPKYVKAKESYDMDLINDELYNFKELIYYQFKIFRKVQHLFEPSVLVLPYTKYGLLTGSINDKRSQEILKNGIIGYDRAESDSIKDAKFIHFSDYPLSKPWLYSSTDDIQCKHDGYSEEMCKYWKSLYSEYLEKSAMCGV